Proteins encoded in a region of the Diospyros lotus cultivar Yz01 chromosome 9, ASM1463336v1, whole genome shotgun sequence genome:
- the LOC127810548 gene encoding LOW QUALITY PROTEIN: methionine S-methyltransferase (The sequence of the model RefSeq protein was modified relative to this genomic sequence to represent the inferred CDS: deleted 1 base in 1 codon) has product MAVNWGSMEEFLSQCKQSGDSAYGALRSLLQRLEDPKTRTEARIFLSDLQKRFDSKEDSDQCLQTFHFHIQDIHLEHYEGYQRRKKLTMMVIPSIFIPEDWSFTFYEGLNRHPDSIFKDKTVAELGCGNGWISIAIAEKWSPLKVYGLDINPRAVKISWINLYLNALDENGQPVYDEEGKTLLDRVEFHESDLLSYCRDHHIELERIVGCIPQILNPNPDAMSKMITENASEEFLYSLSNYCALQGFVEDQFGLGLIARAVEEGIAVIKPLGIMIFNMGGRPGQGVCKRLFERRGLCVNKLWQTKILQASDTDISALVEIEKNSPHRFEFFMGLAGDQPICARTAWAYGKAGGRISHALSVYSCQLRQPNQVKVIFDFLKNGFHDISNSLDLSFEDESVADEKISFLAYLASVMKKSSFFPYEPAAGSKRFRNLIAGFMKTYHHIPLNVNNVITFPSRAVAIENALRLFSPKLAIVDEHLTQHLPRHWLTSLAIENTETDKLSEDVLTVIEAPRQSDLMIELIKKLKPQVVVTGMAQFEAITSSAFEHLLDTTREIGSRIFLDISDHFELSSLPSSNGVLKYLAGTPLPPHASIVCGLLKNQVYSDLEVAFVISEEETIFKALSKTVELLEGNTAPISQYYYGCIFHDLLAFQLAGRHLPSEREGVKMKSGEMIGFASSAISVLDHAELSITETDNSSLVHMDVDQSFLPIPSAVKAAIFESFARQNIAEAEIDVTTSIRQCIKRNYGFPTVSETEFIYADCPLPLFNKLVLCCIQEGGTLCFPAGSNGNYVSAARFLKANSVIIPTESDVGFKLTEKVLTKTFETVNKPWLYISGPTINPTGLIYSNKEMENILNICAKFGARVILDTSFSGFEYDPRGQDDWHLEQSLAKLNSSAEPSFCVSLLGRVDFKILTGGLTFGFLVLNQPSLVETLHSFSGLSKPHGTLKYTVKKLLDLREQNAGGLLYAISEQGKLLESRSKRLKEVLENCGWEVLEAHAGVSMVAKPSAYLGKNVTLEKDGTTFKATLDDSNIREAMLKATGLCINSASWTGIPGYCRFTIALEDSEFECALDCIVRFKNVVKT; this is encoded by the exons GTtatcaaagaaggaaaaagtTGACAATGATGGTGATCCCCAGCATCTTTATCCCAGAAGATTGGTCTTTCACTTTTTATGAGGGACTGAATAGGCATCCTGATTCTATCTTCAAGGACAAGACAGTGGCC GAACTTGGTTGTGGAAATGGATGGATATCCATTGCCATTGCTGAGAAATGGTCACCTTTGAAG GTTTATGGACTTGATATCAATCCAAGAGCTGTAAAGATTTCCTGGATAAACTTATATCTAAATGCTCTAGATGAGAATGGTCAACCTGTCTATGATGAAGAGGGGAAAACTTTATTGGATAGAGTGGAGTTCCATGAGTCTGACCTGCTATCTTACTGTAGAGATCATCACATAGAACTCGAACGAATTGTGGGATGCATACCTCAG ATACTTAACCCTAACCCAGATGCAATGTCCAAGATGATTACAGAAAATGCAAGCGAGGAATTTCTATACTCACTGAGTAACTATTGTGCACTTCAG GGCTTTGTTGAGGATCAGTTTGGCCTAGGTTTAATTGCCAGAGCTGTTGAAGAAGGTATTGCAGTCATTAAACCCTTGGGGATTATGATCTTTAATATGGGAGGCCGCCCAGGACAAGGTGTTTGTAAGCGCTTGTTTGAACGACGTGGTCTTTGTGTTAACAAGCTTTGGCAGACTAAAATTCTTCAG GCATCTGATACAGATATTTCAGCCTTAGTTGAAATCGAGAAGAATAGTCCACACCGTTTTGAGTTCTTCATGGGGCTGGCAGGAGATCAGCCAATTTGTGCTCGGACAGCATGGGCCTACGGAAAGGCTGGTGGTCGTATATCTCATGCTTTATCAGTTTACAGTTGTCAACTCCGTCAACCAAATCAG GTTAAGGTTATTTTTGATTTTCTCAAAAATGGGTTCCATGATATCAGCAATTCTTTAGATTTATCATTCGAGGATGAGTCTGTTGCGGATGAGAAGATTTCATTCCTGGCTTATCTTGCCAGTGTTATGAAAAAGAGCTCATTTTTTCCATATGAGCCGGCTGCTGGAAGCAAAAGATTTCGCAATCTCATTGCAGGGTTCATGAAAACTTACCACCATATTCCGCTTAATGTCAAT AATGTCATCACATTTCCTTCAAGGGCTGTGGCGATAGAGAATGCTCTACGATTATTTTCACCCAAACTTGCCATTGTTGATGAACATCTGACCCAACACCTGCCAAGGCATTGGTTAACTTCATTGGCAATTGAG AATACAGAGACTGATAAACTCTCAGAGGATGTGCTCACTGTAATTGAAGCCCCACGTCAGTCAGATTTGATGATAGAGTTGATTAAAAAGTTGAAACCACAAGTGGTAGTTACTGGAATGGCTCAATTTGAGGCAATTACTAGTTCTGCCTTTGAGCACCTTTTAGATACTACAAGAGAAATTGGGTCTCGTATTTTCTTAGATATATCTGATCACTTTGAGCTATCCAGCCTACCCAGCTCAAATGGGGTCCTGAAATATCTTGCAGGAACCCCTCTTCCTCCTCATGCCTCAATTGTTTGTGGtctattaaaaaatcag GTTTATTCAGATTTGGAAGTAGCTTTTGTGATATCAGAAGAGGAGACCATCTTTAAAGCATTATCCAAGACGGTGGAACTATTAGAAGGGAATACTGCACCAATAAGCCAATACTATTATGGCTGTATCTTCCATGACCTTCTAGCCTTTCAGCTTGCTGGTCGACATCTACCCTCAGAG AGAGAAGGTGTGAAGATGAAAAGCGGTGAGATGATCGGATTTGCTAGTTCTGCCATCTCTGTTCTTGATCATGCTGAGTTGTCAATAACTGAGACAGATAATTCTTCCCTTGTCCATATGGATGTGGATCAAAGCTTTTTGCCTATACCATCTGCTGTCAAGGCTGctattttcgaaagttttgcaAGGCAGAACATTGCTGAAGCAGAAATTGATGTGACAACCAGCATCAGACAATGTATTAAGAGAAACTATGGCTTCCCAACTGTTAGTGAGACAGAATTCATATATGCTGACTGCCCATTGCCTCTTTTCAATAAGCTTGTCCTCTGCTGCATCCAAGAAGGTGGAACTTTGTGCTTTCCTGCTGGCTCTAATGGGAATTATGTCTCTGCTGCCAGATTTCTGAAAGCAAATAGTGTGATCATCCCTACTGAATCTGATGTAGGGTTTAAATTGACAGAGAAAGTACTTACCAAGACATTTGAGACTGTAAATAAGCCGTGGCTCTACATATCTGGTCCGACAATCAACCCAACTGGCCTGATTTACAGCAACAAAGAGATGGAAAATATATTGAATATATGTGCTAAATTTGGGGCAAGAGTCATACTTGATACTTCATTCTCAGGATTTGAATATGACCCAAGGGGCCAGGATGATTGGCACTTGGAGCAGAGTTTAGCAAAACTAAACTCTTCGGCTGAACCATCTTTCTGTGTATCTCTGCTTGGACGAGTGGATTTTAAGATTCTTACTGGAGGCCTCACATTTGGGTTTTTAGTTCTGAACCAGCCTTCCTTAGTTGAAACATTACATAGCTTTTCAGGACTAAGCAAACCTCACGGCACTCTCAAATACACTGTGAAGAAGTTGCTGGATCTTAGAGAGCAGAATGCAGGAGGCCTATTGTATGCCATTTCAGAACAAGGGAAACTTCTGGAAAGTAGATCTAAGCGCTTGAAAGAG GTTCTTGAGAACTGTGGATGGGAGGTGCTTGAAGCCCATGCTGGCGTTTCCATGGTGGCAAAGCCATCTGCCTACCTTGGCAAGAATGTCACACTAGAAAAAGACGGCACCACTTTCAAAGCCACACTCGATGACTCAAATATCAGGGAAGCCATGCTCAAGGCCACTGGGCTATGCATCAACAGCGCTTCATGGACTGGAATTCCTGGCTACTGCCGGTTCACAATCGCCTTGGAAGACAGCGAATTCGAGTGCGCCTTGGATTGCATTGTCAGGTTTAAAAATGTCGTTAAGACCTAA
- the LOC127810549 gene encoding 22.0 kDa class IV heat shock protein-like: MGSSKMPAMSLVMAAMVLIQLMMPTQTEALMPFTRPSLWDLMVPAEDPFRILEQAPLTVPKNLESLALARCDWKETASEHLIALDVPGIAKDDVKIEVEENRVLRISGERKAEAEVEGEKWHRAERAAGKFWRQFRMPGNADLDRVKAHLENGVLRIVVPKLAEEKKRQPKVINIAAEDGAGGDIKATKAEM, translated from the exons ATGGGTAGCTCAAAGATGCCGGCAATGTCGCTTGTAATGGCGGCAATGGTGCTTATTCAGCTGATGATGCCAACCCAAACCGAAGCTCTGATGCCTTTCACTCGCCCTTCTCTGTGGGATCTAATGGTCCCGGCCGAAGACCCATTTCGAATTCTGGAGCAGGCTCCATTAACCGTCCCCAAGAACCTCGAGTCCTTGGCCTTGGCCCGCTGCGACTGGAAGGAAACGGCGTCGGAGCACCTCATCGCGCTCGACGTCCCCGGCATCGCCAAAGACGACGTCAAGATTGAG GTTGAAGAGAACCGGGTGCTGAGAATCAGCGGTGAGCGGAAGGCGGAGGCGGAGGTGGAGGGCGAGAAGTGGCACCGGGCGGAGCGCGCCGCGGGGAAGTTCTGGCGGCAGTTCAGGATGCCGGGAAACGCGGACTTGGACAGGGTGAAGGCCCATCTGGAGAATGGGGTGTTGAGGATCGTGGTGCCGAAGCTGgcggaggagaagaagaggcaGCCCAAGGTGATCAACATTGCGGCGGAGGACGGCGCCGGCGGGGACATCAAGGCCACCAAGGCTGAGATGTGA